The following coding sequences are from one Salvia hispanica cultivar TCC Black 2014 chromosome 3, UniMelb_Shisp_WGS_1.0, whole genome shotgun sequence window:
- the LOC125208984 gene encoding probable BOI-related E3 ubiquitin-protein ligase 2, whose protein sequence is MFPAAKFSGFPSRKWPWIRSSVFRAAAIDPVRSVSELHNRSISPIHDDREEEVPIRSVPQFTEREIESGCARAGEASDGDSDEEMRTAAAAERRSDREGGGAPHLHGENRDRESDVAEENEAMIASLRENGAGDAEWCCRSVELMEEEKEKAVCRCCNSRNSCVVMLPCRHLCSCLRFFSIRALFVVW, encoded by the exons ATGTTTCCCGCTGCTAAATTCTCAGGATTTCCCAGCCGAAAATGGCCGTGGATTCGATCATCCGTGTTTCGCGCCGCAGCAATTGATCCAGTTCGATCAGTTTCCGAACTCCACAACCGCTCAATTTCACCAATTCACGACGATCGAGAGGAAGAGGTTCCAATTCGATCAGTTCCTCAATTCACAG AACGAGAGATTGAGAGCGGCTGTGCAAGAGCAGGGGAAGCATCAGATGGCGATTCTGATGAAGAAATGCGAACCGCTGCTGCAGCAGAAAGAAGAAGCGATCGCGAAGGCGGCGGAGCTCCGCACCTTCATGGAGAGAATCGAGATCGAGAATCTGACGTGGCGGAGGAGAACGAGGCGATGATCGCGTCGCTGAGGGAAAACGGAGCCGGAGATGCGGAATGGTGCTGCCGGAGCGTGGAATTGATGGAggaagagaaggagaaagcGGTGTGCAGGTGCTGCAATTCGAGGAATTCGTGCGTGGTGATGCTGCCGTGCCGGCATCTGTGCTCGTGCCTGAGGTTTTTCTCGATTCGTGCCCTGTTTGTAGTGTGGTGA